The Drosophila virilis strain 15010-1051.87 unplaced genomic scaffold, Dvir_AGI_RSII-ME tig00000029, whole genome shotgun sequence genome contains a region encoding:
- the LOC116649747 gene encoding myosin-9-like isoform X1 yields the protein MLRPIRSPAHAPSGAGRAGFCHGRHSGCSLRQNEKDCDEDDKDDVHDIMPPANYIQISQGKIQLVHQARSLEHEPALSLERASDKELLEKRMIEIEGALLRLQEQFQKSQCGSPTFEKELREQIENMNRIMKSKERKQLQTCRDHKALQTRFARQESLLHTMQQENRALLTRIRQYEHCLDDVMRKVVDAIVAEDNLREEVSMLKSRVRDLEAQNAALSASPVKGRDEGYCTMSSGQPQPSNGHLEDLPEEPEQWLLPAEPCSTEMEDWSMSQEELAVITFDDEREQLQLQRRKREHDWLWPSSDFINSTTVETDDSVADGIAQLLQQKLVYSEDEEVACTDFTNDFYKLVNIRSNSSRSLFSYLEGETDDEDEDEEDEQDSSMSESQNKARVSPTPSEAGRAQLTSCSSSETDDHSLAQQPPHAEEEEEHDYAVIEEGRVVDVPAPALNEQQCITQIIKSELRRPNPVLVKSKSVLEEQEPSCILRHNQRRELESSVVRSDSISCALMAKMAKEAPPAPAVVSKLKERLLQRHAPPAPANSWRRSNGWKRVTSPVAVAPKKETKSTELPKSCQQKAPPTRIPTCIHTSSTSTSSSSSSSSPSSPSPQQTTTTTTPQKPPAQQQQQPQRKSKIPPPVPVRRSYAS from the exons ATGCTGCGACCGATACGATCGCCAGCCCACGCTCCAAGTGGAGCTGGTCGAGCAGGTTTTTGCCACGGCAGACACAGCGGCTGCAGTTTGAG gcaAAACGAGAAAGATTGCGATGAGGATGACAAGGACGATGTGCACGATATTATGCCGCCAGccaattatatacaaatatcgCAGGGCAAAATACAGCTGGTGCACCAGGCGCGTTCCCTGGAGCACGAGCCGGCGTTGAGCTTGGAGCGCGCCAGCGACAAG gAATTGTTGGAAAAGCGCATGATTGAGATCGAAGGCGCGCTGCTGCGTTTGCAGGAGCAGTTCCAAAAA AGCCAATGCGGGTCACCAACATTCGAGAAGGAGCTGCGCGAGCAAATTGAGAA CATGAATCGCATTATGAAATCCAAAGAACGCAAACAACTGCAAACATGCCGGGATCACAAGGCTCTCCAG ACACGATTTGCGCGCCAGGAGAGTCTACTCCACACGATGCAGCAGGAGAATCGCGCGCTGCTTACAAGGATTAGGCAATACGAGCACTGCCTGGACGATGTAATGCGCAAGGTTGTCGATGCGATTGTCGCCGAGGATAACCTGCGCGAGGAGGTGAGCATGTTGAAGAGTCGCGTGCGCGATCTGGAGGCACAGAATGCGGCGCTGTCGGCGAGTCCGGTGAAGGGACGCGACGAGGGCTACTGCACGATGAGCAGCGGCCAGCCGCAGCCGTCGAATGGTCATCTGGAGGATTTGCCGGAGGAGCCGGAGCAGTGGCTGCTGCCAGCGGAGCCCTGCTCCACGGAAATGGAGGACTGGAGCATGTCGCAGGAGGAGCTGGCTGTGATAACCTTCGACGATGAGCGCgaacaactgcagctgcagcgccgcAAGCGGGAGCACGACTGGCTCTGGCCCTCGAGCGACTTCATCAATTCGACAACCGTCGAGACCGACGACTCCGTGGCCGATGGCATtgcccagctgctgcagcagaag CTCGTCTACTCGGAGGATGAGGAGGTGGCCTGCACGGACTTTACCAACGATTTTTACAAACTGGTCAACATACGCTCCAATTCGTCGCGCAGCCTCTTCTCCTATCTGGAGGGCGAGACCGACGATGAGGATGAGGACGAGGAGGACGAGCAGGACTCGAGCATGTCGGAGAGTCAGAACAAGGCGCGCGTCAGTCCCACGCCCAGCGAGGCGGGTCGCGCACAGCTGACCAGTTGCTCCTCCAGCGAGACCGATGACCACTCACTAGCCCAACAGCCGCCGCAtgcggaggaggaggaggaacaCGACTATGCCGTCATCGAGGAGGGCCGAGTCGTCGATGTGCCGGCACCAGCTCTGAACGAACAGCAATGCATAACACAGATCATCAAGAGCGAACTGCGCAGACCGAATCCCGTGCTGGTCAAGTCGAAGTCGGTGCTGGAGGAGCAGGAGCCCAGCTGCATACTGCGCCACAATCAGCGGCGCGAACTCGAGTCGAGCGTGGTGCGCAGCGACAGCATCAGCTGCGCTCTGATGGCCAAAATGGCCAAAGAGGCGCCACCCGCGCCGGCGGTGGTATCCAAGCTGAAGGAGCGACTGTTACAGCGGCATGCGCCGCCGGCGCCGGCCAACTCCTGGCGGCGCAGCAATGGCTGGAAGCGTGTCACCTCGCCGGTTGCCGTTGCACCAAAGAAG GAAACAAAGTCAACGGAGTTGCCAAAGAGCTGCCAGCAGAAGGCGCCGCCCACACGAATTCCAACGTGCATACACACTTCCTCCACATCCACGAGCTCATCCTCCAGCTCCTCGTCGCCATCGTCACCGTCGCCACAAcagacaacgacgacgacgacgccgcAGAAACCgccagcgcagcagcaacagcagccgcagcgaaaatccaaaattcCGCCACCCGTTCCCGTGcgtcgttcctatgccagctaa
- the LOC116649747 gene encoding myosin-9-like isoform X3, with amino-acid sequence MLRPIRSPAHAPSGAGRAGFCHGRHSGCSLRQNEKDCDEDDKDDVHDIMPPANYIQISQGKIQLVHQARSLEHEPALSLERASDKELLEKRMIEIEGALLRLQEQFQKTRFARQESLLHTMQQENRALLTRIRQYEHCLDDVMRKVVDAIVAEDNLREEVSMLKSRVRDLEAQNAALSASPVKGRDEGYCTMSSGQPQPSNGHLEDLPEEPEQWLLPAEPCSTEMEDWSMSQEELAVITFDDEREQLQLQRRKREHDWLWPSSDFINSTTVETDDSVADGIAQLLQQKLVYSEDEEVACTDFTNDFYKLVNIRSNSSRSLFSYLEGETDDEDEDEEDEQDSSMSESQNKARVSPTPSEAGRAQLTSCSSSETDDHSLAQQPPHAEEEEEHDYAVIEEGRVVDVPAPALNEQQCITQIIKSELRRPNPVLVKSKSVLEEQEPSCILRHNQRRELESSVVRSDSISCALMAKMAKEAPPAPAVVSKLKERLLQRHAPPAPANSWRRSNGWKRVTSPVAVAPKKETKSTELPKSCQQKAPPTRIPTCIHTSSTSTSSSSSSSSPSSPSPQQTTTTTTPQKPPAQQQQQPQRKSKIPPPVPVRRSYAS; translated from the exons ATGCTGCGACCGATACGATCGCCAGCCCACGCTCCAAGTGGAGCTGGTCGAGCAGGTTTTTGCCACGGCAGACACAGCGGCTGCAGTTTGAG gcaAAACGAGAAAGATTGCGATGAGGATGACAAGGACGATGTGCACGATATTATGCCGCCAGccaattatatacaaatatcgCAGGGCAAAATACAGCTGGTGCACCAGGCGCGTTCCCTGGAGCACGAGCCGGCGTTGAGCTTGGAGCGCGCCAGCGACAAG gAATTGTTGGAAAAGCGCATGATTGAGATCGAAGGCGCGCTGCTGCGTTTGCAGGAGCAGTTCCAAAAA ACACGATTTGCGCGCCAGGAGAGTCTACTCCACACGATGCAGCAGGAGAATCGCGCGCTGCTTACAAGGATTAGGCAATACGAGCACTGCCTGGACGATGTAATGCGCAAGGTTGTCGATGCGATTGTCGCCGAGGATAACCTGCGCGAGGAGGTGAGCATGTTGAAGAGTCGCGTGCGCGATCTGGAGGCACAGAATGCGGCGCTGTCGGCGAGTCCGGTGAAGGGACGCGACGAGGGCTACTGCACGATGAGCAGCGGCCAGCCGCAGCCGTCGAATGGTCATCTGGAGGATTTGCCGGAGGAGCCGGAGCAGTGGCTGCTGCCAGCGGAGCCCTGCTCCACGGAAATGGAGGACTGGAGCATGTCGCAGGAGGAGCTGGCTGTGATAACCTTCGACGATGAGCGCgaacaactgcagctgcagcgccgcAAGCGGGAGCACGACTGGCTCTGGCCCTCGAGCGACTTCATCAATTCGACAACCGTCGAGACCGACGACTCCGTGGCCGATGGCATtgcccagctgctgcagcagaag CTCGTCTACTCGGAGGATGAGGAGGTGGCCTGCACGGACTTTACCAACGATTTTTACAAACTGGTCAACATACGCTCCAATTCGTCGCGCAGCCTCTTCTCCTATCTGGAGGGCGAGACCGACGATGAGGATGAGGACGAGGAGGACGAGCAGGACTCGAGCATGTCGGAGAGTCAGAACAAGGCGCGCGTCAGTCCCACGCCCAGCGAGGCGGGTCGCGCACAGCTGACCAGTTGCTCCTCCAGCGAGACCGATGACCACTCACTAGCCCAACAGCCGCCGCAtgcggaggaggaggaggaacaCGACTATGCCGTCATCGAGGAGGGCCGAGTCGTCGATGTGCCGGCACCAGCTCTGAACGAACAGCAATGCATAACACAGATCATCAAGAGCGAACTGCGCAGACCGAATCCCGTGCTGGTCAAGTCGAAGTCGGTGCTGGAGGAGCAGGAGCCCAGCTGCATACTGCGCCACAATCAGCGGCGCGAACTCGAGTCGAGCGTGGTGCGCAGCGACAGCATCAGCTGCGCTCTGATGGCCAAAATGGCCAAAGAGGCGCCACCCGCGCCGGCGGTGGTATCCAAGCTGAAGGAGCGACTGTTACAGCGGCATGCGCCGCCGGCGCCGGCCAACTCCTGGCGGCGCAGCAATGGCTGGAAGCGTGTCACCTCGCCGGTTGCCGTTGCACCAAAGAAG GAAACAAAGTCAACGGAGTTGCCAAAGAGCTGCCAGCAGAAGGCGCCGCCCACACGAATTCCAACGTGCATACACACTTCCTCCACATCCACGAGCTCATCCTCCAGCTCCTCGTCGCCATCGTCACCGTCGCCACAAcagacaacgacgacgacgacgccgcAGAAACCgccagcgcagcagcaacagcagccgcagcgaaaatccaaaattcCGCCACCCGTTCCCGTGcgtcgttcctatgccagctaa
- the LOC116649747 gene encoding uncharacterized protein isoform X2, whose protein sequence is MLRPIRSPAHAPSGAGRAGFCHGRHSGCSLRQNEKDCDEDDKDDVHDIMPPANYIQISQGKIQLVHQARSLEHEPALSLERASDKSQCGSPTFEKELREQIENMNRIMKSKERKQLQTCRDHKALQTRFARQESLLHTMQQENRALLTRIRQYEHCLDDVMRKVVDAIVAEDNLREEVSMLKSRVRDLEAQNAALSASPVKGRDEGYCTMSSGQPQPSNGHLEDLPEEPEQWLLPAEPCSTEMEDWSMSQEELAVITFDDEREQLQLQRRKREHDWLWPSSDFINSTTVETDDSVADGIAQLLQQKLVYSEDEEVACTDFTNDFYKLVNIRSNSSRSLFSYLEGETDDEDEDEEDEQDSSMSESQNKARVSPTPSEAGRAQLTSCSSSETDDHSLAQQPPHAEEEEEHDYAVIEEGRVVDVPAPALNEQQCITQIIKSELRRPNPVLVKSKSVLEEQEPSCILRHNQRRELESSVVRSDSISCALMAKMAKEAPPAPAVVSKLKERLLQRHAPPAPANSWRRSNGWKRVTSPVAVAPKKETKSTELPKSCQQKAPPTRIPTCIHTSSTSTSSSSSSSSPSSPSPQQTTTTTTPQKPPAQQQQQPQRKSKIPPPVPVRRSYAS, encoded by the exons ATGCTGCGACCGATACGATCGCCAGCCCACGCTCCAAGTGGAGCTGGTCGAGCAGGTTTTTGCCACGGCAGACACAGCGGCTGCAGTTTGAG gcaAAACGAGAAAGATTGCGATGAGGATGACAAGGACGATGTGCACGATATTATGCCGCCAGccaattatatacaaatatcgCAGGGCAAAATACAGCTGGTGCACCAGGCGCGTTCCCTGGAGCACGAGCCGGCGTTGAGCTTGGAGCGCGCCAGCGACAAG AGCCAATGCGGGTCACCAACATTCGAGAAGGAGCTGCGCGAGCAAATTGAGAA CATGAATCGCATTATGAAATCCAAAGAACGCAAACAACTGCAAACATGCCGGGATCACAAGGCTCTCCAG ACACGATTTGCGCGCCAGGAGAGTCTACTCCACACGATGCAGCAGGAGAATCGCGCGCTGCTTACAAGGATTAGGCAATACGAGCACTGCCTGGACGATGTAATGCGCAAGGTTGTCGATGCGATTGTCGCCGAGGATAACCTGCGCGAGGAGGTGAGCATGTTGAAGAGTCGCGTGCGCGATCTGGAGGCACAGAATGCGGCGCTGTCGGCGAGTCCGGTGAAGGGACGCGACGAGGGCTACTGCACGATGAGCAGCGGCCAGCCGCAGCCGTCGAATGGTCATCTGGAGGATTTGCCGGAGGAGCCGGAGCAGTGGCTGCTGCCAGCGGAGCCCTGCTCCACGGAAATGGAGGACTGGAGCATGTCGCAGGAGGAGCTGGCTGTGATAACCTTCGACGATGAGCGCgaacaactgcagctgcagcgccgcAAGCGGGAGCACGACTGGCTCTGGCCCTCGAGCGACTTCATCAATTCGACAACCGTCGAGACCGACGACTCCGTGGCCGATGGCATtgcccagctgctgcagcagaag CTCGTCTACTCGGAGGATGAGGAGGTGGCCTGCACGGACTTTACCAACGATTTTTACAAACTGGTCAACATACGCTCCAATTCGTCGCGCAGCCTCTTCTCCTATCTGGAGGGCGAGACCGACGATGAGGATGAGGACGAGGAGGACGAGCAGGACTCGAGCATGTCGGAGAGTCAGAACAAGGCGCGCGTCAGTCCCACGCCCAGCGAGGCGGGTCGCGCACAGCTGACCAGTTGCTCCTCCAGCGAGACCGATGACCACTCACTAGCCCAACAGCCGCCGCAtgcggaggaggaggaggaacaCGACTATGCCGTCATCGAGGAGGGCCGAGTCGTCGATGTGCCGGCACCAGCTCTGAACGAACAGCAATGCATAACACAGATCATCAAGAGCGAACTGCGCAGACCGAATCCCGTGCTGGTCAAGTCGAAGTCGGTGCTGGAGGAGCAGGAGCCCAGCTGCATACTGCGCCACAATCAGCGGCGCGAACTCGAGTCGAGCGTGGTGCGCAGCGACAGCATCAGCTGCGCTCTGATGGCCAAAATGGCCAAAGAGGCGCCACCCGCGCCGGCGGTGGTATCCAAGCTGAAGGAGCGACTGTTACAGCGGCATGCGCCGCCGGCGCCGGCCAACTCCTGGCGGCGCAGCAATGGCTGGAAGCGTGTCACCTCGCCGGTTGCCGTTGCACCAAAGAAG GAAACAAAGTCAACGGAGTTGCCAAAGAGCTGCCAGCAGAAGGCGCCGCCCACACGAATTCCAACGTGCATACACACTTCCTCCACATCCACGAGCTCATCCTCCAGCTCCTCGTCGCCATCGTCACCGTCGCCACAAcagacaacgacgacgacgacgccgcAGAAACCgccagcgcagcagcaacagcagccgcagcgaaaatccaaaattcCGCCACCCGTTCCCGTGcgtcgttcctatgccagctaa
- the LOC116649747 gene encoding uncharacterized protein isoform X4, with amino-acid sequence MLRPIRSPAHAPSGAGRAGFCHGRHSGCSLRQNEKDCDEDDKDDVHDIMPPANYIQISQGKIQLVHQARSLEHEPALSLERASDKTRFARQESLLHTMQQENRALLTRIRQYEHCLDDVMRKVVDAIVAEDNLREEVSMLKSRVRDLEAQNAALSASPVKGRDEGYCTMSSGQPQPSNGHLEDLPEEPEQWLLPAEPCSTEMEDWSMSQEELAVITFDDEREQLQLQRRKREHDWLWPSSDFINSTTVETDDSVADGIAQLLQQKLVYSEDEEVACTDFTNDFYKLVNIRSNSSRSLFSYLEGETDDEDEDEEDEQDSSMSESQNKARVSPTPSEAGRAQLTSCSSSETDDHSLAQQPPHAEEEEEHDYAVIEEGRVVDVPAPALNEQQCITQIIKSELRRPNPVLVKSKSVLEEQEPSCILRHNQRRELESSVVRSDSISCALMAKMAKEAPPAPAVVSKLKERLLQRHAPPAPANSWRRSNGWKRVTSPVAVAPKKETKSTELPKSCQQKAPPTRIPTCIHTSSTSTSSSSSSSSPSSPSPQQTTTTTTPQKPPAQQQQQPQRKSKIPPPVPVRRSYAS; translated from the exons ATGCTGCGACCGATACGATCGCCAGCCCACGCTCCAAGTGGAGCTGGTCGAGCAGGTTTTTGCCACGGCAGACACAGCGGCTGCAGTTTGAG gcaAAACGAGAAAGATTGCGATGAGGATGACAAGGACGATGTGCACGATATTATGCCGCCAGccaattatatacaaatatcgCAGGGCAAAATACAGCTGGTGCACCAGGCGCGTTCCCTGGAGCACGAGCCGGCGTTGAGCTTGGAGCGCGCCAGCGACAAG ACACGATTTGCGCGCCAGGAGAGTCTACTCCACACGATGCAGCAGGAGAATCGCGCGCTGCTTACAAGGATTAGGCAATACGAGCACTGCCTGGACGATGTAATGCGCAAGGTTGTCGATGCGATTGTCGCCGAGGATAACCTGCGCGAGGAGGTGAGCATGTTGAAGAGTCGCGTGCGCGATCTGGAGGCACAGAATGCGGCGCTGTCGGCGAGTCCGGTGAAGGGACGCGACGAGGGCTACTGCACGATGAGCAGCGGCCAGCCGCAGCCGTCGAATGGTCATCTGGAGGATTTGCCGGAGGAGCCGGAGCAGTGGCTGCTGCCAGCGGAGCCCTGCTCCACGGAAATGGAGGACTGGAGCATGTCGCAGGAGGAGCTGGCTGTGATAACCTTCGACGATGAGCGCgaacaactgcagctgcagcgccgcAAGCGGGAGCACGACTGGCTCTGGCCCTCGAGCGACTTCATCAATTCGACAACCGTCGAGACCGACGACTCCGTGGCCGATGGCATtgcccagctgctgcagcagaag CTCGTCTACTCGGAGGATGAGGAGGTGGCCTGCACGGACTTTACCAACGATTTTTACAAACTGGTCAACATACGCTCCAATTCGTCGCGCAGCCTCTTCTCCTATCTGGAGGGCGAGACCGACGATGAGGATGAGGACGAGGAGGACGAGCAGGACTCGAGCATGTCGGAGAGTCAGAACAAGGCGCGCGTCAGTCCCACGCCCAGCGAGGCGGGTCGCGCACAGCTGACCAGTTGCTCCTCCAGCGAGACCGATGACCACTCACTAGCCCAACAGCCGCCGCAtgcggaggaggaggaggaacaCGACTATGCCGTCATCGAGGAGGGCCGAGTCGTCGATGTGCCGGCACCAGCTCTGAACGAACAGCAATGCATAACACAGATCATCAAGAGCGAACTGCGCAGACCGAATCCCGTGCTGGTCAAGTCGAAGTCGGTGCTGGAGGAGCAGGAGCCCAGCTGCATACTGCGCCACAATCAGCGGCGCGAACTCGAGTCGAGCGTGGTGCGCAGCGACAGCATCAGCTGCGCTCTGATGGCCAAAATGGCCAAAGAGGCGCCACCCGCGCCGGCGGTGGTATCCAAGCTGAAGGAGCGACTGTTACAGCGGCATGCGCCGCCGGCGCCGGCCAACTCCTGGCGGCGCAGCAATGGCTGGAAGCGTGTCACCTCGCCGGTTGCCGTTGCACCAAAGAAG GAAACAAAGTCAACGGAGTTGCCAAAGAGCTGCCAGCAGAAGGCGCCGCCCACACGAATTCCAACGTGCATACACACTTCCTCCACATCCACGAGCTCATCCTCCAGCTCCTCGTCGCCATCGTCACCGTCGCCACAAcagacaacgacgacgacgacgccgcAGAAACCgccagcgcagcagcaacagcagccgcagcgaaaatccaaaattcCGCCACCCGTTCCCGTGcgtcgttcctatgccagctaa
- the LOC116649747 gene encoding uncharacterized protein isoform X6, whose protein sequence is MTRFARQESLLHTMQQENRALLTRIRQYEHCLDDVMRKVVDAIVAEDNLREEVSMLKSRVRDLEAQNAALSASPVKGRDEGYCTMSSGQPQPSNGHLEDLPEEPEQWLLPAEPCSTEMEDWSMSQEELAVITFDDEREQLQLQRRKREHDWLWPSSDFINSTTVETDDSVADGIAQLLQQKLVYSEDEEVACTDFTNDFYKLVNIRSNSSRSLFSYLEGETDDEDEDEEDEQDSSMSESQNKARVSPTPSEAGRAQLTSCSSSETDDHSLAQQPPHAEEEEEHDYAVIEEGRVVDVPAPALNEQQCITQIIKSELRRPNPVLVKSKSVLEEQEPSCILRHNQRRELESSVVRSDSISCALMAKMAKEAPPAPAVVSKLKERLLQRHAPPAPANSWRRSNGWKRVTSPVAVAPKKETKSTELPKSCQQKAPPTRIPTCIHTSSTSTSSSSSSSSPSSPSPQQTTTTTTPQKPPAQQQQQPQRKSKIPPPVPVRRSYAS, encoded by the exons ATG ACACGATTTGCGCGCCAGGAGAGTCTACTCCACACGATGCAGCAGGAGAATCGCGCGCTGCTTACAAGGATTAGGCAATACGAGCACTGCCTGGACGATGTAATGCGCAAGGTTGTCGATGCGATTGTCGCCGAGGATAACCTGCGCGAGGAGGTGAGCATGTTGAAGAGTCGCGTGCGCGATCTGGAGGCACAGAATGCGGCGCTGTCGGCGAGTCCGGTGAAGGGACGCGACGAGGGCTACTGCACGATGAGCAGCGGCCAGCCGCAGCCGTCGAATGGTCATCTGGAGGATTTGCCGGAGGAGCCGGAGCAGTGGCTGCTGCCAGCGGAGCCCTGCTCCACGGAAATGGAGGACTGGAGCATGTCGCAGGAGGAGCTGGCTGTGATAACCTTCGACGATGAGCGCgaacaactgcagctgcagcgccgcAAGCGGGAGCACGACTGGCTCTGGCCCTCGAGCGACTTCATCAATTCGACAACCGTCGAGACCGACGACTCCGTGGCCGATGGCATtgcccagctgctgcagcagaag CTCGTCTACTCGGAGGATGAGGAGGTGGCCTGCACGGACTTTACCAACGATTTTTACAAACTGGTCAACATACGCTCCAATTCGTCGCGCAGCCTCTTCTCCTATCTGGAGGGCGAGACCGACGATGAGGATGAGGACGAGGAGGACGAGCAGGACTCGAGCATGTCGGAGAGTCAGAACAAGGCGCGCGTCAGTCCCACGCCCAGCGAGGCGGGTCGCGCACAGCTGACCAGTTGCTCCTCCAGCGAGACCGATGACCACTCACTAGCCCAACAGCCGCCGCAtgcggaggaggaggaggaacaCGACTATGCCGTCATCGAGGAGGGCCGAGTCGTCGATGTGCCGGCACCAGCTCTGAACGAACAGCAATGCATAACACAGATCATCAAGAGCGAACTGCGCAGACCGAATCCCGTGCTGGTCAAGTCGAAGTCGGTGCTGGAGGAGCAGGAGCCCAGCTGCATACTGCGCCACAATCAGCGGCGCGAACTCGAGTCGAGCGTGGTGCGCAGCGACAGCATCAGCTGCGCTCTGATGGCCAAAATGGCCAAAGAGGCGCCACCCGCGCCGGCGGTGGTATCCAAGCTGAAGGAGCGACTGTTACAGCGGCATGCGCCGCCGGCGCCGGCCAACTCCTGGCGGCGCAGCAATGGCTGGAAGCGTGTCACCTCGCCGGTTGCCGTTGCACCAAAGAAG GAAACAAAGTCAACGGAGTTGCCAAAGAGCTGCCAGCAGAAGGCGCCGCCCACACGAATTCCAACGTGCATACACACTTCCTCCACATCCACGAGCTCATCCTCCAGCTCCTCGTCGCCATCGTCACCGTCGCCACAAcagacaacgacgacgacgacgccgcAGAAACCgccagcgcagcagcaacagcagccgcagcgaaaatccaaaattcCGCCACCCGTTCCCGTGcgtcgttcctatgccagctaa
- the LOC116649747 gene encoding uncharacterized protein isoform X5: MSQCGSPTFEKELREQIENMNRIMKSKERKQLQTCRDHKALQTRFARQESLLHTMQQENRALLTRIRQYEHCLDDVMRKVVDAIVAEDNLREEVSMLKSRVRDLEAQNAALSASPVKGRDEGYCTMSSGQPQPSNGHLEDLPEEPEQWLLPAEPCSTEMEDWSMSQEELAVITFDDEREQLQLQRRKREHDWLWPSSDFINSTTVETDDSVADGIAQLLQQKLVYSEDEEVACTDFTNDFYKLVNIRSNSSRSLFSYLEGETDDEDEDEEDEQDSSMSESQNKARVSPTPSEAGRAQLTSCSSSETDDHSLAQQPPHAEEEEEHDYAVIEEGRVVDVPAPALNEQQCITQIIKSELRRPNPVLVKSKSVLEEQEPSCILRHNQRRELESSVVRSDSISCALMAKMAKEAPPAPAVVSKLKERLLQRHAPPAPANSWRRSNGWKRVTSPVAVAPKKETKSTELPKSCQQKAPPTRIPTCIHTSSTSTSSSSSSSSPSSPSPQQTTTTTTPQKPPAQQQQQPQRKSKIPPPVPVRRSYAS, from the exons ATG AGCCAATGCGGGTCACCAACATTCGAGAAGGAGCTGCGCGAGCAAATTGAGAA CATGAATCGCATTATGAAATCCAAAGAACGCAAACAACTGCAAACATGCCGGGATCACAAGGCTCTCCAG ACACGATTTGCGCGCCAGGAGAGTCTACTCCACACGATGCAGCAGGAGAATCGCGCGCTGCTTACAAGGATTAGGCAATACGAGCACTGCCTGGACGATGTAATGCGCAAGGTTGTCGATGCGATTGTCGCCGAGGATAACCTGCGCGAGGAGGTGAGCATGTTGAAGAGTCGCGTGCGCGATCTGGAGGCACAGAATGCGGCGCTGTCGGCGAGTCCGGTGAAGGGACGCGACGAGGGCTACTGCACGATGAGCAGCGGCCAGCCGCAGCCGTCGAATGGTCATCTGGAGGATTTGCCGGAGGAGCCGGAGCAGTGGCTGCTGCCAGCGGAGCCCTGCTCCACGGAAATGGAGGACTGGAGCATGTCGCAGGAGGAGCTGGCTGTGATAACCTTCGACGATGAGCGCgaacaactgcagctgcagcgccgcAAGCGGGAGCACGACTGGCTCTGGCCCTCGAGCGACTTCATCAATTCGACAACCGTCGAGACCGACGACTCCGTGGCCGATGGCATtgcccagctgctgcagcagaag CTCGTCTACTCGGAGGATGAGGAGGTGGCCTGCACGGACTTTACCAACGATTTTTACAAACTGGTCAACATACGCTCCAATTCGTCGCGCAGCCTCTTCTCCTATCTGGAGGGCGAGACCGACGATGAGGATGAGGACGAGGAGGACGAGCAGGACTCGAGCATGTCGGAGAGTCAGAACAAGGCGCGCGTCAGTCCCACGCCCAGCGAGGCGGGTCGCGCACAGCTGACCAGTTGCTCCTCCAGCGAGACCGATGACCACTCACTAGCCCAACAGCCGCCGCAtgcggaggaggaggaggaacaCGACTATGCCGTCATCGAGGAGGGCCGAGTCGTCGATGTGCCGGCACCAGCTCTGAACGAACAGCAATGCATAACACAGATCATCAAGAGCGAACTGCGCAGACCGAATCCCGTGCTGGTCAAGTCGAAGTCGGTGCTGGAGGAGCAGGAGCCCAGCTGCATACTGCGCCACAATCAGCGGCGCGAACTCGAGTCGAGCGTGGTGCGCAGCGACAGCATCAGCTGCGCTCTGATGGCCAAAATGGCCAAAGAGGCGCCACCCGCGCCGGCGGTGGTATCCAAGCTGAAGGAGCGACTGTTACAGCGGCATGCGCCGCCGGCGCCGGCCAACTCCTGGCGGCGCAGCAATGGCTGGAAGCGTGTCACCTCGCCGGTTGCCGTTGCACCAAAGAAG GAAACAAAGTCAACGGAGTTGCCAAAGAGCTGCCAGCAGAAGGCGCCGCCCACACGAATTCCAACGTGCATACACACTTCCTCCACATCCACGAGCTCATCCTCCAGCTCCTCGTCGCCATCGTCACCGTCGCCACAAcagacaacgacgacgacgacgccgcAGAAACCgccagcgcagcagcaacagcagccgcagcgaaaatccaaaattcCGCCACCCGTTCCCGTGcgtcgttcctatgccagctaa